The Alphaproteobacteria bacterium genome contains a region encoding:
- a CDS encoding FkbM family methyltransferase: MSDDERTRRGIERSLRIYYDDRRDTAAMDALYARFVTAGALVFDIGSHVGDRIAAFRRLGARVIACEPNPSLVPTLRRLYGHDGMVTLEPVAVGAKAGEIEMRINTDNPTVSTVSTDFVHASLGAPGWEGQSWDKRSRVPVTTLNALIARHGVPAFIKIDVEGFEAEALAGLTQPVAALSFEFTTIQRDLARGCVARCQTLGYLRYNAALGESQTLAHEDWQNADAIVRWLGALPMEANSGDVYAVR; this comes from the coding sequence ATGTCCGACGACGAACGCACGCGACGCGGCATCGAACGGTCGCTGCGCATCTACTATGACGATCGGCGCGACACCGCCGCGATGGACGCGCTTTATGCGCGTTTCGTGACGGCCGGCGCTCTTGTCTTCGATATCGGCTCGCATGTCGGCGACCGCATCGCGGCATTTCGACGACTTGGCGCGCGCGTCATCGCCTGCGAGCCCAATCCATCGCTGGTGCCGACGCTGCGCCGGCTCTACGGCCACGACGGCATGGTAACGCTGGAACCGGTCGCGGTCGGTGCAAAAGCCGGCGAGATCGAGATGCGGATCAACACCGACAATCCGACGGTGTCGACCGTTTCCACGGATTTCGTGCATGCCTCGTTGGGCGCGCCCGGCTGGGAGGGGCAGAGCTGGGACAAGCGCAGCAGGGTGCCGGTGACCACGCTCAACGCGCTGATCGCCCGTCACGGCGTACCGGCCTTCATCAAGATCGACGTGGAGGGCTTCGAGGCCGAGGCGCTGGCCGGCCTGACGCAGCCGGTCGCCGCGCTCTCGTTCGAATTTACCACGATCCAGCGTGACCTGGCGCGCGGCTGCGTGGCGCGCTGTCAGACGCTGGGCTACCTCCGCTACAATGCGGCGTTGGGCGAGAGCCAGACGCTGGCGCACGAGGATTGGCAAAACGCGGACGCGATCGTGCGGTGGCTCGGCGCGCTGCCGATGGAGGCGAATTCCGGGGATGTGTATGCGGTTCGCTAG
- the mdoH gene encoding glucans biosynthesis glucosyltransferase MdoH, which produces MTESTLRNYAVPAQADPLTRRRIFFTIIVLASMVGLIWLLAYALTAGGFSALDFILVVLFAITLPWSVIGFWNATIGLFIMRSANPVAAVTPVSARVKGDEPTTAKTAILWCVRNEDTERVIRNIEPMMEGIAASGAADKFHVFILSDTNYPEVAAIEEPRFAALEAKWQGRLELTYRRRTDNTGFKAGNIFDFCTRWGGDYELAVTLDADSFQTANSILRMVQIMQIDPKLGILQSLVVGMPSTSAFARIFQFGMRLGMRSYTLGSAWWQGDCGPYWGHNAVIRLAPFIAHCHIPPRPDGTHILSHDQIEAVLMRRAGFEVRVLPEEGASWEENPPTLLEFIRRDLRWAQGNMQYWPYLVMPGLRPVSRYQIAFAMLMFLGSPAWMGLLVLGTLAVAIQGPVNFIRPDAGMALFIITLIMWFAPKIATVIDVVSRPQLRNAFGGAGRFIASTITETIFFLMLSPIMWVGHTMFLAGLVLGRRLGWGGQARDDHSVPWSDAARQLWPHTLLGWTCILVLAFTVPAAIPYALFIAGGPALSIPLAVITSWPSFGRALLRAGIGALPEENAPPSALLKLGLPAIEAAALRAR; this is translated from the coding sequence ATGACCGAAAGCACGCTTCGTAACTACGCAGTCCCTGCGCAGGCCGACCCGCTGACGCGCCGCCGCATCTTTTTCACCATCATCGTGCTCGCCTCGATGGTGGGGCTGATCTGGCTCCTCGCCTACGCGTTGACCGCCGGCGGCTTTAGCGCACTCGACTTCATCCTGGTGGTGCTGTTCGCCATCACGCTGCCCTGGTCGGTCATCGGCTTCTGGAACGCGACCATCGGGCTTTTCATCATGCGTTCGGCCAATCCGGTGGCGGCCGTCACGCCCGTCTCGGCGCGCGTCAAGGGCGACGAGCCGACCACCGCCAAGACCGCGATCCTGTGGTGCGTACGCAACGAGGACACCGAGCGCGTCATCCGCAACATCGAGCCGATGATGGAGGGGATCGCAGCGTCCGGCGCGGCCGACAAATTCCATGTCTTCATCCTGAGCGACACCAACTATCCCGAGGTTGCGGCGATCGAGGAGCCGCGCTTTGCCGCGCTCGAGGCAAAATGGCAGGGCCGCCTCGAACTCACCTATCGGCGCCGCACCGACAACACCGGCTTCAAGGCCGGCAACATCTTCGATTTCTGCACCCGCTGGGGCGGCGACTATGAGCTCGCCGTCACGCTCGACGCGGATAGCTTCCAGACCGCCAACTCGATCCTGCGCATGGTGCAGATTATGCAGATCGATCCGAAGCTCGGGATCCTGCAAAGCCTCGTCGTCGGCATGCCGTCGACCAGCGCGTTTGCGCGCATCTTCCAGTTCGGCATGCGGCTCGGGATGCGCTCCTACACGCTGGGCAGCGCCTGGTGGCAGGGTGACTGCGGGCCTTACTGGGGACATAACGCGGTCATCCGGCTGGCGCCGTTCATCGCGCATTGCCACATTCCGCCGCGGCCTGACGGCACGCACATTCTCTCGCACGATCAGATCGAGGCGGTGCTGATGCGGCGCGCCGGATTTGAAGTGCGCGTGCTCCCCGAAGAGGGCGCGAGCTGGGAGGAGAACCCGCCGACATTGCTCGAATTCATCCGCCGCGACCTGCGCTGGGCGCAAGGCAACATGCAGTACTGGCCCTATCTGGTCATGCCGGGCCTGCGGCCGGTGAGCCGCTACCAGATCGCCTTCGCAATGCTGATGTTTCTGGGATCGCCCGCCTGGATGGGCCTCCTCGTGCTCGGCACGCTCGCGGTCGCGATCCAGGGTCCGGTCAATTTCATCCGGCCCGATGCCGGGATGGCGCTGTTCATCATCACGCTGATCATGTGGTTCGCGCCCAAGATCGCGACCGTGATCGATGTCGTGTCGCGGCCGCAGTTGCGCAACGCCTTCGGCGGCGCCGGACGCTTCATCGCCAGCACCATCACGGAAACGATCTTCTTCCTGATGCTGTCGCCGATCATGTGGGTCGGCCACACCATGTTCCTTGCCGGGCTGGTGCTCGGCCGCCGCCTAGGCTGGGGCGGACAGGCGCGCGACGACCACTCCGTGCCGTGGAGCGATGCGGCGCGGCAACTTTGGCCGCACACGCTGCTGGGCTGGACCTGCATTCTGGTGCTGGCATTCACGGTGCCGGCCGCGATCCCCTATGCGTTGTTCATCGCGGGCGGGCCGGCGCTCTCGATCCCGCTCGCGGTCATCACCTCGTGGCCGAGCTTCGGACGCGCGCTGCTGCGTGCAGGCATCGGCGCGCTGCCGGAAGAGAATGCGCCCCCCTCAGCCCTGCTCAAGCTCGGTCTCCCGGCGATCGAGGCGGCAGCGCTGCGGGCACGCTGA
- a CDS encoding zinc-binding alcohol dehydrogenase: MGGSSERAQALWYVGPGKAEIRAETVPPPGPGEVGVRAVASALSRGTERLVFSGMVPESEFDRMRAPFMGGAFPFPVKYGYAMVGRVEDGPEELKNRLCFALYPHQSVFNLPADNIVPLPEGLPPERAVLAANMETALNATWDGEAERARRIAVVGAGVLGLLVARLCVKLGAAVTVVDIEPAREEIVRRLGAAFATPDAAPPGCDLVIHTSASEAGLATALRLAAFEATVLELSWYGAKEIKVPLGGAFHSQRLKLVSSQVGHVAASRRATWTHRRRLEEALRLLDDPALDALLAPPIAFADLPAKLPDVLNPTSGVLCQLIRYT; the protein is encoded by the coding sequence GTGGGCGGAAGTTCAGAACGGGCGCAGGCGCTCTGGTATGTCGGGCCGGGCAAGGCCGAAATCCGCGCCGAGACAGTCCCGCCGCCGGGACCCGGCGAGGTGGGTGTGCGCGCGGTCGCCAGCGCTTTGAGCCGGGGGACCGAGCGGCTGGTATTTTCCGGGATGGTGCCTGAGAGCGAATTCGACCGCATGCGCGCGCCATTCATGGGCGGAGCGTTTCCTTTTCCGGTGAAATATGGCTACGCGATGGTGGGGCGCGTCGAGGACGGCCCGGAGGAGCTTAAAAACCGCCTCTGCTTTGCACTTTATCCGCACCAGAGCGTGTTTAACCTTCCCGCCGACAATATCGTGCCGCTGCCGGAAGGCTTGCCGCCGGAACGCGCCGTGCTCGCCGCCAACATGGAGACGGCACTCAACGCCACCTGGGACGGGGAGGCCGAGCGCGCCCGCCGCATCGCGGTCGTTGGCGCGGGGGTGCTGGGGCTTTTGGTGGCGCGGCTGTGCGTCAAGCTCGGCGCTGCCGTAACGGTGGTCGACATCGAGCCGGCGCGCGAAGAGATCGTGCGTCGGCTCGGCGCCGCCTTCGCGACACCGGATGCTGCGCCTCCCGGCTGCGACCTCGTGATCCACACCAGCGCATCCGAGGCGGGACTTGCGACCGCGTTGCGGCTTGCGGCCTTCGAGGCGACCGTGCTGGAGCTCTCCTGGTATGGCGCAAAGGAGATCAAGGTGCCGCTCGGCGGCGCGTTTCATTCGCAGCGGCTGAAGCTGGTTTCGAGCCAGGTCGGTCATGTCGCGGCTTCGCGGCGCGCCACCTGGACGCATCGCCGGCGACTCGAAGAGGCGCTGCGCCTGCTTGACGATCCGGCACTCGATGCGTTGCTTGCGCCGCCGATTGCGTTTGCGGACCTGCCTGCAAAGTTGCCCGACGTCCTCAACCCCACGAGCGGCGTTCTCTGCCAGCTCATTCGCTACACTTAG
- a CDS encoding type II toxin-antitoxin system HipA family toxin, which produces MTSELVALLEGIEVGRVRRDKRGQLTFVYDQAWRDASDAYPVSLSMPLAAKEHGSAAIEAFLWGLLPDNEFVLQRWAKKYQVSARNAFALLSRVGEDCAGAVQFIAVERLDSVRSGSDDKVEWLDERDIAERLRLLREDHAAWRLPRDTGQFSLAGAQPKTALLLEQHRWGVPSGRIPTTHILKPPTGHFDSHAENEHICLMVARALGLPAASSQVMRFEKEIAIIVERYDRQRLGNDILRVHQEDVCQALAVMPTKKYQNEGGPGVRDVNELLNAQSSERQEDISTFLGAIGFNWLIAGTDAHAKNYSLLITGGPRVRLAPLYDLASILPYEEFDLHKAKLAMKIGGEYELLKIGLRQWQKLAQEIRADVDAVIDGLNATTEELPDAVTQATERARKDGLKNAIIDRLAAGLISRAKECKRLLAAAR; this is translated from the coding sequence ATGACCAGCGAACTCGTAGCCCTTTTGGAAGGTATCGAAGTCGGTCGGGTCCGGCGGGACAAACGCGGCCAGCTTACGTTCGTCTACGATCAAGCCTGGCGTGACGCATCGGACGCTTATCCGGTATCGCTTTCTATGCCGTTGGCTGCAAAGGAGCATGGCTCTGCGGCGATCGAAGCCTTCCTTTGGGGCCTCCTTCCTGACAACGAATTCGTTCTTCAGCGATGGGCGAAGAAGTACCAGGTCTCCGCCCGCAATGCTTTTGCCTTGCTTTCCCGTGTGGGTGAGGATTGCGCTGGGGCGGTCCAATTCATCGCGGTTGAACGACTGGACTCTGTACGTAGCGGAAGCGATGACAAGGTCGAATGGCTTGATGAGCGTGACATCGCTGAACGCCTCCGCTTGCTGCGAGAGGATCACGCTGCGTGGCGATTACCTCGCGATACTGGTCAATTCAGCTTGGCAGGCGCTCAACCCAAAACGGCCTTGCTCCTCGAGCAGCACCGCTGGGGCGTACCGTCCGGCCGGATCCCGACGACACATATCCTCAAACCGCCGACGGGGCATTTCGATAGCCACGCAGAGAACGAGCACATTTGCCTCATGGTCGCCCGCGCGCTCGGCCTGCCCGCCGCGTCTTCGCAGGTGATGAGGTTCGAGAAGGAGATCGCCATCATAGTGGAACGTTACGACCGCCAGCGGCTTGGCAATGACATCCTGCGCGTTCACCAGGAAGATGTATGTCAGGCGCTCGCCGTCATGCCGACGAAGAAATACCAAAACGAAGGCGGTCCGGGTGTTCGCGACGTAAATGAACTCTTGAATGCTCAATCCAGCGAGCGCCAAGAAGATATTAGCACGTTCCTCGGCGCGATTGGATTTAACTGGCTGATCGCGGGAACGGACGCGCACGCAAAGAATTACTCGCTGCTCATCACCGGCGGCCCGCGCGTTCGTCTCGCCCCGCTTTACGACCTTGCCAGTATTCTACCGTACGAGGAGTTCGACCTCCACAAGGCCAAGCTTGCCATGAAGATCGGGGGCGAATACGAACTACTCAAGATCGGCTTGCGCCAGTGGCAGAAGCTCGCGCAAGAAATACGCGCGGACGTCGACGCAGTGATCGATGGGCTTAACGCAACGACCGAGGAGCTTCCCGACGCCGTCACTCAAGCAACCGAGCGGGCACGCAAGGACGGCCTGAAGAATGCCATCATCGATCGACTTGCGGCTGGCCTCATTAGCCGAGCAAAGGAATGCAAGCGGTTATTGGCCGCCGCGCGGTAG
- a CDS encoding type II toxin-antitoxin system Y4mF family antitoxin, producing MLIRTPADLGAAIRDRRRQLGLDQATLAQRIGVSRQWVVAIEQGRSRAELGLVLRALDALGIPFTTGSGESKPRAKPIVDIDSIVNTARTRKP from the coding sequence ATGCTCATACGCACTCCAGCCGACCTCGGAGCCGCAATACGTGACCGGCGTCGCCAACTCGGCTTGGACCAAGCCACTCTCGCGCAACGTATTGGCGTGAGCCGACAGTGGGTCGTCGCCATCGAACAGGGGCGCAGCCGAGCTGAATTGGGCTTGGTATTGCGCGCGTTAGACGCCCTAGGCATTCCCTTCACGACCGGCAGCGGCGAAAGCAAACCCCGCGCGAAGCCCATTGTCGATATCGACTCCATCGTCAACACGGCGAGAACGCGCAAGCCATGA
- a CDS encoding 6-carboxytetrahydropterin synthase — MYAVEVSDHIMIAHSFKGEVFGPAQALHGATFTVAVAFMAEKLDANGIVVDIGCAIDVLKATLQQVNYKNLDDIAEFKGVNTTTEWLTRWVFDQFAAAVKANKLGRAPREIAALRVTVGESPNARAWYEAPLW; from the coding sequence GTGTACGCCGTCGAAGTGTCCGACCACATCATGATCGCCCATTCGTTCAAGGGCGAAGTCTTCGGCCCCGCCCAGGCGCTGCACGGTGCGACGTTCACGGTCGCGGTCGCGTTCATGGCGGAGAAGCTCGACGCGAACGGCATCGTAGTCGACATCGGCTGCGCGATCGACGTGCTCAAGGCGACGCTACAACAGGTGAACTACAAGAACCTCGACGACATCGCCGAATTCAAGGGCGTCAACACCACCACCGAATGGCTGACGCGCTGGGTGTTCGATCAGTTCGCCGCCGCCGTGAAGGCGAACAAGCTCGGCCGCGCGCCGCGCGAGATCGCGGCGTTACGCGTGACCGTCGGCGAGTCGCCGAACGCGCGCGCCTGGTATGAGGCGCCGCTTTGGTGA
- a CDS encoding glycosyltransferase family 4 protein yields the protein MKGDFVFAVPGDLDTPTGGYAYDKRMIAELRELGWRPQVLNLGEGFPHPAALTRATATAQLNDVPKGRAIVIDGLALGVMPDEAEVLSHTHPLMAMVHHPLALESGVTPKDAAALLESERRALSFTHAVIVNSRTTADALADYGVPAERITIARPGTDRVTVVPRRHQGPVALLTVGSLVPRKGYDVLIEALATLIDLPWHLTIVGDARDAATAGQLRAAIEQHKLRSRTSLLGAVSASRLAELYALSGLFVLPSRYEGFGMAYAEAIAHGLPVIGTTAGAIPETVPETAGVLVPPGNVAALAAALRRLIESPRERAQLAEGARLAAKHLPTWAESAKLFSAAIERVV from the coding sequence GTGAAAGGCGATTTCGTCTTCGCGGTGCCGGGCGATCTCGATACCCCGACCGGCGGCTATGCCTACGACAAGCGCATGATCGCGGAATTGCGCGAGCTTGGCTGGCGGCCGCAGGTTTTGAATCTCGGCGAAGGCTTCCCGCATCCAGCCGCACTCACGCGCGCGACCGCGACGGCGCAATTGAACGACGTGCCGAAAGGCCGCGCCATCGTGATCGACGGACTTGCACTCGGCGTGATGCCGGACGAGGCAGAAGTGCTGAGCCATACACACCCGCTGATGGCGATGGTGCATCATCCGCTCGCGCTGGAGAGCGGGGTAACGCCGAAGGATGCCGCGGCCTTGCTTGAGAGCGAGCGCCGCGCGCTGTCGTTCACGCATGCGGTAATCGTCAACAGCCGGACGACCGCAGATGCGTTAGCGGACTACGGGGTGCCGGCCGAGCGCATCACGATCGCGCGGCCGGGCACCGACCGCGTGACCGTCGTTCCCCGCCGCCATCAGGGTCCCGTGGCGTTGCTCACCGTCGGCTCGCTGGTGCCTCGCAAGGGCTATGACGTCCTGATCGAGGCTCTGGCCACTCTCATCGACCTCCCTTGGCACCTGACCATCGTCGGTGACGCGCGCGATGCGGCGACCGCCGGGCAGTTGCGCGCCGCAATCGAGCAACACAAGCTCAGGTCCCGTACGTCGCTGCTCGGTGCTGTCTCGGCCTCACGTCTCGCCGAGCTTTACGCCTTGTCCGGGCTGTTCGTGCTGCCGTCGCGCTACGAAGGCTTCGGTATGGCCTATGCGGAAGCGATCGCGCACGGCCTTCCGGTCATCGGCACCACGGCCGGCGCCATCCCGGAAACCGTCCCCGAAACGGCCGGCGTGCTGGTGCCGCCCGGGAACGTAGCCGCGCTGGCCGCGGCACTTCGCCGCTTGATCGAAAGTCCAAGAGAGCGCGCGCAACTGGCGGAGGGCGCGCGCCTTGCGGCGAAGCACCTGCCAACCTGGGCCGAATCGGCAAAGCTGTTCTCTGCTGCGATCGAGAGGGTCGTATGA
- a CDS encoding class I SAM-dependent methyltransferase: MSFSAGWLKLREPYDRRARNATVLGTVAAWAAERHSVAAVDLACGLGSTLRAVTERLPRRQSWRLVDNDLSLLARAGDLARPPDLTVTPVPVDLARDLEAALDGPVELVTTSALLDLVSHDWLERLVTEAAARRLPVYAALSYDGLATLHPVDDLDSAVIDAVNQHQRGDKGFGPALGPEAAATAPSRFEAVGYTVTQGASDWVFGQKDAEIQTEVLTGWAVAAREIGAPSISEIIGWLARRRDHIAAGRSSMRVGHVDFFAQPMTTR; encoded by the coding sequence ATGAGCTTTTCGGCCGGATGGCTCAAACTGCGCGAGCCCTATGACAGGCGTGCGCGCAACGCCACAGTGCTGGGCACGGTCGCCGCATGGGCGGCGGAGCGCCATTCGGTCGCTGCCGTCGATCTCGCCTGTGGCCTGGGATCGACCCTGCGTGCCGTCACCGAGCGGCTTCCCAGACGGCAAAGCTGGCGTCTGGTCGACAACGACCTGAGTCTTCTGGCGCGCGCCGGCGATCTCGCGCGACCGCCCGATCTCACGGTCACGCCGGTGCCGGTCGACCTCGCCCGCGACCTCGAGGCCGCGCTGGACGGCCCCGTCGAGCTCGTCACCACCTCGGCGCTGCTCGATCTGGTCTCGCACGACTGGCTGGAGCGGCTCGTCACCGAGGCGGCGGCGCGCCGGCTGCCGGTCTATGCGGCGCTGAGCTATGACGGTCTCGCGACGCTCCACCCGGTCGATGACTTGGATTCCGCCGTCATCGATGCGGTCAATCAGCACCAGCGCGGTGACAAGGGCTTTGGACCAGCGCTCGGCCCCGAGGCGGCCGCGACCGCACCCAGTCGCTTCGAGGCCGTCGGTTACACTGTAACGCAGGGCGCCTCCGACTGGGTGTTCGGCCAAAAGGATGCCGAGATCCAGACCGAAGTGCTCACCGGATGGGCAGTGGCGGCACGGGAGATCGGCGCCCCCTCGATCAGCGAGATCATCGGTTGGCTCGCCCGCCGGCGCGATCATATCGCGGCCGGACGCTCATCGATGCGTGTCGGTCATGTCGACTTTTTCGCGCAGCCGATGACGACTCGCTGA
- a CDS encoding dihydrofolate reductase family protein: MLKLLRFPRGAERIAPAAILGALAERGLRRILIEGGAHTVSRFIAAGCLDRLHVMVAPIMFGSGQTGVTLAPIATADQALRSPMRAHLIGDEVLLDCDLSAQRVVIGCAKKST; the protein is encoded by the coding sequence GTGTTGAAATTGCTGAGATTCCCGCGCGGGGCGGAGAGAATCGCGCCGGCCGCCATTCTCGGCGCGCTCGCCGAGCGCGGATTGCGCCGCATCCTCATCGAGGGCGGCGCGCACACCGTATCAAGATTTATTGCAGCAGGTTGCCTGGATCGCCTGCACGTGATGGTCGCGCCGATCATGTTCGGCTCCGGCCAGACCGGCGTGACCCTTGCCCCGATCGCGACGGCCGATCAGGCGTTGCGCTCCCCCATGCGCGCGCACCTGATCGGGGATGAAGTGCTGCTCGACTGCGACCTCTCGGCTCAGCGAGTCGTCATCGGCTGCGCGAAAAAGTCGACATGA
- the ribA gene encoding GTP cyclohydrolase II RibA encodes MVKRGLAEFRSGRPVIFSSQGPTFLLTLPVDGLDEARLHAFAQLCAPAEPRLVVTARRARALGIESEGPVALKLAKGTNVDAIDSLVADADPDEVAELSGPASEAAGAAIELAKLAQRLPALLVADIESPASALIEPPLVVVAADAVQRFRRDDANSLEIASEAKVPLQGGLSTRFVVFRDAVGGGSVAVVVGNPDFSKPVPVRLHSACLTGDVFGSSRCDCGDQLRLATKRLNEEGGGVILYLEQEGRGLGLANKMRAYALQDEGLDTVDANTTLGFDDDERQYGVAARMLQQLGCTSIYLMTNNPAKLDGLSGLGIEVVGRKPLHAPINAHNRRYMTAKAMRAGHKLDHLMAALAAEAGDVQTVVRAAEEVR; translated from the coding sequence TTGGTCAAGCGTGGCCTCGCAGAGTTCCGCAGCGGCCGCCCCGTCATCTTCTCCTCACAAGGTCCGACGTTTCTTCTGACGCTCCCGGTCGATGGACTCGACGAGGCGCGCCTCCATGCCTTCGCGCAACTCTGCGCACCCGCGGAGCCACGGCTTGTGGTGACGGCGCGGCGCGCGCGCGCGCTCGGCATTGAGTCGGAAGGTCCCGTTGCCCTCAAACTCGCGAAGGGCACAAACGTGGACGCGATCGACTCGCTCGTTGCCGATGCCGACCCCGATGAGGTTGCCGAGCTCAGCGGCCCTGCAAGCGAAGCGGCCGGTGCCGCAATCGAGCTTGCGAAGCTCGCTCAACGCCTGCCGGCGCTGCTGGTTGCGGATATCGAGTCACCTGCGAGTGCATTGATCGAACCTCCACTGGTCGTGGTTGCGGCCGATGCCGTGCAGCGCTTTCGCCGCGACGATGCAAACTCGCTCGAGATCGCGAGCGAAGCCAAGGTCCCGCTCCAGGGTGGGCTCTCCACGCGCTTTGTCGTCTTCCGCGATGCGGTCGGCGGCGGTTCGGTCGCGGTCGTCGTCGGCAATCCGGACTTCTCCAAGCCCGTGCCGGTGCGGCTGCATTCGGCATGCCTCACCGGCGACGTGTTCGGATCGAGCCGGTGCGATTGCGGCGATCAGCTGCGTCTCGCGACGAAGCGGCTGAACGAAGAGGGCGGCGGCGTCATCCTTTATCTCGAGCAGGAAGGCCGCGGTCTCGGCCTTGCCAACAAGATGCGCGCCTACGCGCTGCAGGACGAGGGCCTCGATACGGTCGATGCCAACACGACGCTCGGCTTCGACGACGACGAGCGCCAGTACGGTGTTGCGGCGCGCATGCTGCAGCAGCTGGGCTGCACATCGATCTATCTGATGACCAACAATCCCGCGAAACTCGATGGCTTGAGCGGGCTCGGGATCGAGGTTGTCGGGCGCAAGCCGCTGCATGCGCCGATCAACGCGCACAATCGCCGCTACATGACCGCGAAGGCGATGCGCGCAGGCCACAAGCTCGACCACCTGATGGCGGCACTCGCCGCCGAGGCGGGCGACGTGCAGACGGTGGTGCGGGCGGCCGAAGAAGTCCGCTAA